DNA sequence from the Prochlorothrix hollandica PCC 9006 = CALU 1027 genome:
CTAACCAACTGCATGGGCTATCCATTGCTCAACTGGAGCAGGTCGCTCGGCAAATTCGGGAAAAGCACCTAGAGACGATCGCCACCTACGGGGGACACCTTGGGCCAGGGTTGGGCGTGGTGGAACTCACCCTCGGTCTCTATCAAACCCTCGACTTAGACCGGGATAAGGTGCTGTGGGATGTGGGACACCAGGCATATCCCCATAAATTAATTACCGGACGCTACAACACTTTCCACACCCTGCGCCAAAAAGATGGGGTGGCCGGTTATCTCAAGCGCTGTGAAAGTCGCTTTGATCACTTCGGCGCAGGCCACGCCTCCACCAGTATTTCCGCCGGTTTGGGGATGGCCCTGGCCCGGGATCAGCGGGGAGAAGACTTTAAGGTGGCCGCCATCATTGGGGATGGAGCCTTAACGGGGGGAATGGCCCTAGAAGCCATTAACCATGCGGGCCATTTACCCGATACCAATCTGATGGTGGTGTTGAATGATAACGAAATGTCCATTTCCCCCAATGTGGGGGCCATTTCCCGCTATCTCAACAAAATGCGCCTCAGTCCCCCCATGCAGTTCCTCTCAGACAACCTAGAGGAGCAGATGAAGCACCTGCCCTTTGTGGGGGATTCCTGGAACCCAGAGTTCCAGCGCTTTAAGGAGAGCATGAAGCGCCTTGCGGTGTCTAAGGTGGGGGCAGTGTTTGAGGAGTTGGGCTTTACCTATGTGGGACCCGTGGATGGCCACAATTTGGAAGAGTTGATTGCCACCTTTAAGGAAGCCCATTTAATTCCTGGGCCGGTGTTGGTGCATGTGGTGACCGTGAAGGGCAAGGGCTATGCCATCGCCGAGCGGGATCAGGTGGGGTACCATGCCCAGTCTCCCTTTGATCTGACCACTGGCAAGGCTAAACCCTCCAAAACCCCCAAACCTCCGGCTTATTCCAAGGTTTTTGGCAATACCCTCACCAAATTAGCGGAGAACAACCCCAAGATTGTGGGGATTACCGCTGCCATGGCCACGGGCACGGGTCTGGATATTTTGCAAAATGCTCTGCCCAAGCAATACATCGATGTGGGCATTGCGGAACAACATGCGGTGACCCTGTCGGCGGGGATGGCTTGCGAAGGGATGCGTCCCGTGGTGGCGATTTACTCCACCTTCCTCCAGCGGGGCTATGACCAGGTGGTGCATGATGTTTGTATTCAAAACCTGCCGGTGTTCTTCTGCCTCGATCGCGCCGGGATTGTGGGAGCCGACGGTCCCACCCACCAGGGGATGTATGACATTGCCTACCTGCGGTGTATCCCCAATTTGACCCTGATGGCTCCCAAGGATGAGGCGGAGTTGCAGCGGATGGTGGTGACGGGGATTCAGCACGAGGCGGGGCCGATCGCCATGCGTTGTCCTCGTGGTAATGGCTACGGTGCGCCATTGATGGAAGAAGGCTGGGAACCCCTGCCCATCGGGAAAGGGGAAATCCTGCGCAGTGGTGATGATGTGCTGTTGGTGGCCTATGGTTCCATGGTCTATCCGGCTATGCAAACCGCTGAGGTGCTCAATGAGCATGGCATCCAGGCCACGGTGATCAATGCCCGCTTTGTTAAGCCGTTGGATACCGATTTGATTCTGCCCCTGGCCCAGCGCATTGGTCAGGTGGTGACCCTGGAGGAGGGTTGCTTGATGGGGGGCTTTGGGTCTGCTGTGGTGGAAGCCCTGGTGGATCATGACATCCTGGTGCCGGTGCTGCGCCTAGGGGTGCCCGATGAGTTGGTGGATCATGCCACCGCTGATCAATCTAAGGTGGCCTTGGAACTGACCCCGGCCCAGATGGCCCATACCATTCTCCAGAAGTTCAACCCTAAACCGGTGGCGATCGGTGTCTCAGCCTAGGGCCACGCCTCCCCTCTCAGGGTTCTGAGGAATACCATCTGATGGGGTGAATCCCGCTTGGGCTGCCCCTCACCCTAAATCCCTCTCCCAGAACGGGAGAGGGACTGGGAACGTTCTGGCTCCCCGTCTCCCGCCCTGGAAGGTGGCTGGGGGATGAGGGATGAAGAGCAAGGTGCCAAACTGGGATGCTCCCATCTAGATTCCCCTCCTTCGGAGGGGCAGGGGTGGGTTTAACCGGGCGATCGCCGCAATGGATTAGCAATACTTCCTGTTTGATCCTGGTTTTTTGGGTTTTAGGGATCCTGCTGTAACAGCCAGAACCCGGTGGGGGTGAGTCCCGAATCATCGGGCTGCACCATCAAAAAATGGAGACCTTGGCTGGCTTGGAGCCGTTGCTGATAGACCTGGGCTGATTGCACCACGGCGGCATCGGTGAAGGTGGCCAAGACCCAACGGCGATCGAGGCCCGCTTCTAGGATCAAGCCTGCGGGATCCCCGGCGATGGCGGCGATCGCCGCCGGAACCTGGGCCTGGAGCCACTGGGCCAAGGGCCGCGATCGCCGACCGCCTTGGATCACCACCCCCGGAATGGGCAGAGTAGAGGCTAACCCCAAGGGCACGGGCCACAGATCCGGGGGAGCGTCCAACACCGGAATGGGGCGGTGGTCAAACACCAGGGTTAACTCAGCAGCGGGCACCGCCGCAAATTGCCACTGTTCCCCCTGCACCGACTCCGGTAAGGGCACCGGGGGCAAAGCCGGCACCGCCAGGGGGTCAAAGGCGGGAGACCAATCCTGGGCCAGTTGCCGTAATCGCGCTTTGAGGGCGGGGGTGCGCCGCTGGGGTTGCACCGGAATCCCCAGGGGTTCTGCGGCCACCTGGAATAACCCCAGGACTTGGGGGCGGAAAACCGCCAGGGCAGCGGGACGGGGCTGGATGGCCAGGGCGGCGGCCAGTTGTTGGCGCAGCCACTCCCCATTGACCTGGGCCTGGGGTTGCTGCGATCGCCATTCCCAATGTCCATCCCCACTACACAGCACCAGTTCCCACAGGGGACTGTCCCCAGGGCGAGGGGGACGGCCCACCAAATCCCCCTGCCAGATCACTGGCGCAAGCAACGACGGCATCACCATGGTCAACAGAACCCTCCTGGGCAAAAACAACACTACCTCTAGAATCCCAGGCTTTGGCTAAGCCTTGGTGGCGATGCCGCGATAGAGGGTGCCGACGATCGCCGGCAGATTCTCGGCTTCAAAGCGATCGACCTCAACCCGATCAAACCAACGCTCTACCAGGGATCCCATGTTGCGATCCAAATGACAGCCATCGGCAATGACGCGCTGGATGGGGGTGAGGCGGTGCTGCCAGCGCTGCACATCGGGGCGATCCGATAACCCATGCTCCAGAAACAAAAAGCGCCCCCCCGATCGCAACACCCGGTGAATTTCCCCCATGGCCTGATCCACCGCTGCAATGCTGCACAGGGTCCAGGTGCTAACCACACAGTCAACGCTGGCATCCTCCAGGGGCAGGGCTTCCCCCCCCATTTGGTAAACCTTGACGGGAAAGGGGGCGGCGGCGATGCGGGCCTGGGCGAGGGCTTGCATTCCCTGGTTGGGGTCAACAAGGGTAAGGGATCGCAGACGATCGCCATAATGGGGTAAGTTCAACCCTGTCCCAAAGCCAATTTCCAACACCTCTCCTGTGGCCTCGGTTAACAGTTGCCGTCGATAGGTTCGGAACGGTTCCCCCGCCATGGTCCATTCTACGAGGGACGGAAAAATGTGTTGGGTATAAAAGTTAGCCATAAAAGTTAGCCATAAAAATTAGCCATAAAAGTGGTAACCATCCCAGGCATTTAAAGCAGATGGATCGTTTCAGCCTGAAATAGCTGAAACCTTTTAAATCTGTTCGCTACCAACCTCGATCGGAGTCTCTGGGACGGTTACAACAATTCCTGGCTCAAGTTTGTAGTAGCGACTTCAGTCGCTCTGGTTTGTAGTAGCGACTTCAGGTAACTATTCAGGGGGGGACGAAGTTAGTAGGGTTTCAGCCATCAGTTCGAGGGTCAGGACCGTCTCAAAGGGGTTCAGTTTACTGGGAAACCCTCGACNNNNNNNNNNNNNNNNNNNNNNNNNNNNNNNNNNNNNNNNNNNNNNNNNNNNNNNNNNNNNNNNNNNNNNNNNNNNNNNNNNNNNNNNNNNNNNNNNNNNTTTCTGAAGTCTGAAACCCTCATTCTCCCGTGACCCCCTGAATAATTACGACTTCAGTCGCTCTGATCCATAGCTTCCTGGAGGGGAACGACTGAAGTCGTTATTACGAACATAACCTTACCTGGCTCAAGTTTGTAGTAGCGACTTCAGTCGCTCTGGTTTGTAGTAGCGACTTCAGTCGCTCTGATCCATAGCTTCCTGGAGGGGAACGACTGAAGTCGTTATTACGAACATAACCTTACCTGGCTCAGGTTTGTAGTAGCGACTTCAGTCGCTCAGGTTTGTAGTAGCGACTTCAGTCGCTCTGATCCATAGCTTCCTGGAGGGGAACGACTGAAGTCGTTATTACGAACATAACCGTACCCAGAGACGGTCAAGGGTGGGGTTGCGGTAAACCTGATAGCATTAGGGTTTGCCCAGTCTTTTTTTACCACGCCTAACCCCGTGCATCTCTCCCCCGCCCCCACCTCCCCCCTCAACCCCCAGTCCTGGCCCTTTGACCTTAAACATTTACCCCTCAATGCCCACTTAGTGGGGGGGAGTGTGCGGGATGCCCTGTTACAGCGCCAGGGGGACTATTTAGACTTAGACGTGGTGGTGCCCAGTGCCGCCGTGGAAACAGCCCAAGCCTTGGCGCGGTGCTACCGGGCGGGCTTTGTGGTCTTGGATGCCAAGCGTCACATTGCGCGGGTGGTCTTCGATCGGGCCACGGTGGATGTGGCCCTTCAGGAAGGCAGCACCCTGGAAGCAGACCTGGGGCGGCGGGACTTTACGGTGAACGCGATCGCCTACAACCCCCACAGCCAGACCCTCATCGATCCCCTCAATGGCTACCGGGATCTGGAAGCCCAGCAACTGCGCATGATCAGCGCCGCCAACCTAGAGGCGGATCCCCTGCGGTTGCTGCGAGCCTATCGCCAAGCGGCCCAACTGCAATTTTCCATTGACCCCGCCACCGCCGCCACCATTGCCCACCTCGCCCCCCACCTCGGGCGCATTGCCGCCGAGCGCATCCAAAGCGAACTCAACGCCCTCCTACACCATCCCCAGGGAACCCCTTGGATCGAGGCAGCGTGGCAGGTGGGTCTGTTCCAAACCTGGCTCCCCAGCTTGGATGCCCTGGCCATGGCCCATTTGCTGAAACTGGATCACGGTGCCCAGGGCTTAATGGAGCGTTGGCCCGCCCTCGCCGCCAGTTTCCAGCAGCCCATCCCCCTGACCCGCAAAGAGAGCAGTCCCCGCACCGGTTTGGCCTTGGCGAAGTTAACCACCCTGTTGGCGACGGAGGACGATCGCGCGGAAAAAGAATGGCAAACCCTCAAGGGCAGTCGGGCCGAAATCCGGGCGGTGGGGTTATTGCGCCGCCTCCAACCCCAACTGCGCCTCCAACCCCTGTCCATTCGTCAGCAATATTTACTATTCCAATCCGCCCAGGGACTCCTGCCAGTGTTGGCTTTGCTGGGGCTGACGGAACCGGGACAGCCCTGTTTTTGTGGCCCTGGATCCCAGAGCGGGGCCGATCGCAGCGCAGGCATTCTGGGGTTAGTGGAGCGGTTTTTGGATCCCACGGATCCCGTCGCCCACCTCAAGCCCCTGGTGACGGGGCAAGCCCTGGTGCAAACCCTGGATCTGAAGCCGGGTCCCCACATTGGCCACCTGTTGACGGAACTCCAGGTCGCCCAGGCGGAGGGTCGCATTGATTCCCCGGCTGCGGCCTTGGCCCTGGCCCGAAGCTGGCAATAATCCCTCATCCCCCAGCCCCTTCTCCCAGGGTGGGAGAAGGGGAGCCAGACTATATAAAGTCCCTCTCCCATCCTGGGAGAGGGATTTAGGGTGAGGGCAGCCCCAGCGGCACCCCGGCAACCCTAACCTCGTCAGCCTTGGCCTACGCCCCCTTCTTGACTGACACAACTTCTGAAAGGCTTATGTTTGCGTAGGTTGGGTAGAGCCAGGGGAAACCCAACACAACCATTGTGGCTGTTGGGTTTCGTACCTCAACCCAACCTACAGCGACCCTCTTGTGTCAGTCAACCAGCTACGACCCACCTCAATCCAGAGGACTCACCTCAAGCCAACGGTTGCAGGGGACGGGCTTGGGGGCTGAGGCTGTGGGGATCGAGACCTTGGCGATGGGCCGCTACATAGCCCACGGACTCTAGGTAGGAGCGCACTCGCACCGCTGGGATGCCCAGGGCTTCGGGGGGGACGGCCAGGGCGGTGGTGTTGTCCTCCACCGCTAGGATCAACTTGCCTTGGCTGGCCCAGTGCAGCAGGGCCGATCCCCCACAGGCCGAGGCGGGCACCACCACCACATCCACATCGGCGGTGGTGAGGCAGGAGGCGGGCAGGGGCGCAGGGGGAACCGGGGACAAGACCCGGTATTGGGGGGCGCGGCTGAGACCCACCAGGACACAGGGCAAAAAGGTGTGACCCAATTCCTCCGCTGCCGATCGCGGTGATAACTGGGGATCCAACGGCAAGGCGGCGAGGGCGGGGGCGTGGGCACAGGGAATTTGCAGCGATCGCCCCAAAAAATGACTAATAATAGCCTCCGCCCCGGCAATGGGATCCACCCCCTGGCCCTGGCGATACTGAACCAGTTCAGGACTATCGGGGGCTTCATCGGGGAAGCGCACCACCACGGCGATGGCCTGGGCCTGGGCTTGGGTCACCAGTTTTTCCGCAGCCCGCAGCAAACTATCCAAGGGTTCGATCGTGCCCCAGGATGCCCCCGACTCCCCCCGGCTGAGGCGCACGGTCAGGGGACGATCGGTGACCACATAATCCGTGAGGGACAGTCCCAGGGTGGTACGGGCCGCTGCTGCCGCTTGCAGATGGCGTAGCCGCAAGTCTGGCTCAATGCCAGCATCCAACAGCAATCCCACTCGATTTTGGGTCACCGGTTCCAAACCCCACTGGCCAGCGGCGAAGCGATCGAGGCCATAGCCCTCCACATACAAGGCGTTGGCCAGGGGCCAATAGAGTTGGGCACCGTTGAGGACGTTGGGGTGGGTGATGAGGCGATCGACCACCCCCGCCAAGGCCCGCGCCACTGGCAAGGCATCCCCGGCATAGCCCCCCACAGCACAGCCAATGCCCGTGGGGATAATCAGGGCAGCGGTGTAGGGTCGAACCATGGTTAAGGGGCTGGGGTTAAGGGACTGGGGTTAGGGCTGAATCGGGGGAGTCGGTGGGGGGCAGCGCCGGGGTAATGACCGCTTCCACGGCTAGGGTTTGGCGGCTGGGATCGACGGCAGTAATGGCCCAGCGTAGGATCTCACCCTGGGGGGCGATCGCCTGTTCCACCGTCGCCAGCACCGCCGCAGCCGTGGACCCCAGGGGCAGGGTGAGGCTAAGGTAACGGGTTTCCACCATGGTCTTCCAGGATCCTAGGCGTTAGGACGGCCAAATTGCAGGTGATAGACCTTTTCTTCCTGCTCGGTGATCAATTTGAGATCGGCGCGGGGATAGGCCACACAGAGCAAGGTATAACCCTGCTCCCGCAGTTCAGGGCTGACCCCCATGCTGTCCCCTTGCTCCACGCAGCCCTCGTGGTAGTTGAGGATTTGGGCGGCACAGGTGGTGCAAACCCCGGCGGTGCAGGAACTGGGCAAGTCTAGGCCAGCTTCTTGGGCCACCTCCAGAATGGGGCGATCCTCTGGCACCTGGACGGTGTGGGTTTGGCCTTGGTGTTGGATTTCGATCGTGTAGGTTTGAGCCATCGGAATTGAACTAGTTAAAAATTAGCTAAAAATTAGGTAAAACAGAGGACTTTAGTCCGCCGCAGCGGTGTCCCCCCCTGGATAGGGTTCACCCGGATGGGGGGAAGAAGTCTAAAATCTGACATCAGGTTTTGAAACCAAGATCTCACCTCAGATGTTGGCCTGAGTGACGGACAAAACGTGAGGGATGGTCTGGCGTTTCATTGTCCCACAAGACCCGCCCCAATCCCCCCACCCCTGCCCCAATCCCCCCACCCCTGCCCCCAATCCCCCCATCCGTGCCCCCATGCCCCACCTCAGCCGCATTCTGATTTACCCCATTAAGTCCCTGGATCCCTGTCCTGTTCCCACGGCCACCATTGCCCCAGGGGGATCCCTAGGGGGCGATCGCCGCTGGGCCATGGTCGATGGTCGCCCTAGCGCCCGCCAGACCCCCCAATCCCCCCGATCCTGGGTCAATGGCAAACGGGAACCCCAGATCCAGCGGCTGCGCTGTCGGTTTGACGGAGCGATCGCCCCCGCTGGTCAGCCCCAGGATCCAGACCATCCCCCCCGCATCAGCGTCGGTTGGGACGCGATCGACCCCGACCTCACCTTTGATCTGGTGGCGGGCACCTCCCCCTTCAGCCAGTGGCTCAGCCAGGGCTTGGGCTACCCCGTTTCCCTGGTGGAAAACCCTGACCAGGGATTCCCCGATGATCCCGTCTCCCCCGGACCAACCCTGATCAGCGCCGCCAGCCTGGACACCGTTGCCCAGTGGTTTCCGGGTCAATCGGTGGCCGCCATGCGGCTGCGGTTTCGGGTCAATTTAGAAATTGCGGAGGTTCCCCCCTTTTGGGAAGATCGGCTCTTTGGCACCGAGGAAACGGTGGTGCCCTTTCAGATTGGGGCGGTGCAGGTGTTGGGGGTCAACCCCTGTAAGCGCTGTGTAGTCCCAACGCGGGATCCCTGGACCGGGACTGTTGATCCCGACTTTAAGGCCCAGTTTAAGCAACGGCGACTGGAGTCCTTACCGCCCTGGACCGTGGCCGATCGCTTCCGCAATCCCTACCGCCTCAGCGTTAACACTCGCATTCCCCCCTCCGAAGCCGGAAAAGTCCTCAGCCTCGGCGATCCAGTGATGTTATAGCCATAAAACCACAGCCATAACACCACAGCCATAACACCACAGCCATAAAACCCCTCAAAACCGAGGGCGACCACGGGGAGTTTATCCCCGCCGGGTCTGTCCCCCCTCCCCTCCCCTCCCGCAAGGCCGATCGAAGACTGCGATAGGATCACCCTAGAACTCAGTCTGGAACTCACTCTAGAACTCAGTAGATGTGGAGGTGCCATTCCCCTGACCCCTCCGGCTGCGACGTTGGCCGCCGATCGCCCCCCAACCGCCGCCGACCCCGCCAGCCCTGAACCCTAAATTCCCCCGTTCAGCCCCCAGCGGGCGGGAAACCCGGTAGGCTAGAACTGCCTTGCACCAGAAACGCATGATCGGTCTGACTCCTCCTTTTTCCCCAGCTTTGATCGCCATCGTCGGAGCCACCGCCACCGGCAAGTCCCAACTGGCCCTCACCTTGGCCCAACGGCTGCAAACGGTCATCCTCACCGCCGACTCCCGCCAGGTCTACCGGGGCTTCGACATCGGCACCGCCAAGCCCACGGCCCAGGAACAGCGCCAGGTGCCCCACTATCTGCTGGACATTTGCGATCCCCAGGAGACCCTCACCCTGGGTAACTACCAGGATCAGGCCCAGGGGTTAATTGCCCAGAGCCATGACCAAGGCCAGGTGCCCCTGCTGGTGGGGGGGACGGGGTTGTATGTCAAAAGTGTGGTGCGGGGGTTGCAGATGCCCCGGGTGCCTCCCCAGCCTGACCTGCGATCGCAGCTCACCGGTTTGGGGCAACCCCAGGGCTATGGCCTGTTGCAACAGGTGGATCCCACCGCCGCCCAACGCATCCACCCCAACGATCGCGTCCGCACCCTCCGCGCCCTGGAAGTCTTCTACGTCACCGGTCGCCCCCTCTCGGCCCAACAGGGGGAAACCCCCCCTCCCTACCCCATCTTGCACCTTGGTCTGGCCTGCGATCGAACCCTCCTGCGGCAGCGCATCGCCCACCGCACCGCTGCCCTGTTCGAGGCGGGTTTTGTGGCAGAAGTGGAGGGCTTGGGCCAACGCTATGGCTGGGACTTACCCCTGTTGGACACCCTGGGCTATGGGGAAATTCGGCAGTTTCTCCGGGGAGATCTGTCCCTCCCCCAAGCCCAAGCCTTGACCCTTCAGCACACCTGTCAATTTGCCAAACGCCAGGACACCTGGTTTCGATCGGTGCCGGATCTGGAATGGTTCCCCATTGATGAAGCGGATTGGGTCGATCGGGTCTGGCACCGGGTGCAGTCATTTCTGCAACAGCTCTAGCTTCACCAAGCCTCCCATGAACCCAGGGGCTGCAACTTAGGGTTGCTGTACAGCAGTCCTAAATGGGTCGTGTGGTGTACCCCCGGAGGGGGTACACCACACCAAGGGTTTCAGCCGTCGAGATCCTTACAACTGATTTAGGGTTGCTGTATCTAGTATAAAAATATACTAGAATTAGTTATGCCATAGCCCTATGGCGAGAGTCCCCCAGAAGTCAAAACTAGAATTAGTTATGCCATAGCCCTATGGCGAGAGTCCCCCAGAAGTCAAAATCAGGGCACTAGAGCATAGGGCTATAGTTTGCCTAATCCTTAGGTGCCTAGGCCAGTCTGAAGATCTTAGGCAAACCAAAATCAGACTGTTACATTGAGGCATAGGGGTGTCTTCGTCTCAGCCGTGATACCTCCTGCTGTGGTTATCTGGGTGTGCTTCTCTTGATGGACTACTATTGTGTGCCCCACATCTGCCCATGACTAATCATCAGCCCAAATATCAATATAAAAATATTATGGAAATTCTGGTGGAGCAGGAAGTGACCCGCCAGATGGCCAAAGTTCCGATCCAGATGCTGCAATATATCCGATCGGTAGAGGTGGTGACCTATGCCCTCAACCGCCTGCCGGTGATGTATGCCTGTAGCGAGAAAGGAATGCAGCTACAGCTTAAAAACGCCAAAAAAGAGTTTGGTCCCCAAATTGTCCAACATGTCAAATGGGCCATGACAGCGGTACAACGGGATCCCCTGCGACAGTTCAAGCCGGTGCAACAGCAGGACCAGCGCACCCTGGACGAACTCCGCAAACTGTTCAAGGATCCCAGCCTCAGTTGGCAAAGCCTACCCGATGTGGTGGCGGGCTTGCTGGAAGACGCGGTGAACTCCGATCTCAACACCAAGGAAACTTTGGATGATTCCCCCACAGCCCCTGCGGCCAAGAAAGATGTGTGGAGAAGCAAAACCCAGCGGAAGGTCAACTACTCCAGTCAAGATTTCGACTGGGAGCAGGATATGTTTGTCCGCTGATCTCCCCCGTCGGTCCCTAGCAATTCCTAACCAGGACTTCAGCCCTCCCCGTTCATCACAAGGACTTCAGCCCTTCAAGTTCGTAGTTCCCGTAGGTTGGGTAGAGCCTTGCGAAACCCAACACAACCATTGTGGCTGTTGGGTTTCGTACCTCAACCCAACCTACAGCGACCATCTTGTGTCAGTCAACCAGCTTCAGTCCTTAAAAAAAAGGGCTTCAGCCCTTCAAGTTCGTAGTAAGGACTTCAGTCCTTCAAGTTCATCACAAGAACTTCAGTCCTTAAAAAAAAAGGGCTTCAGCCCTTCAAGTTCGTACTAAGGACTTCAGTCCTTCAAGTTCGTAGCAAGAACGTCAGTCCTTCCCAAGGCATACACCACCAGTCAGGATGGGATCCCCCTTAACCCGCCGCAAAGGATTCTACCACCGTGTGGAAAAGGGCTTGAATTTGATCCCAGCGGGACTCTGTGGTGGAAATATCCAAGGTGTAGAGCTTACCCCGGTTCACCCCCACGGCCACCAAATCATGGCGCTGCTGATCCGGCAGGGTAACCGCATATTCCAGCACATAGTAGGTTTTGCTGCCATTGACGTGGCTATAGGCATCCACCAGTTCCGCCGATCGCCCGGTGTCTGGGGGGGCGATCGCCGTTTGTTGCAAAGCATAGCCCACTTCGCCAGGGGTTCCTAAGTCGGCGAGGGTGCGATCGCTGGACACCGGTTGAATCACCACACTGACGTTCTCGGTGGGATTAATCAAATCCCGAAACACCACATCAGGACCACCGGACACCTGCACTTGCACCCAACCCGTGGGATACAGAAACTTATAGCCGCCGAGAACATTAATAAAGGGCTGCAATCCAGCCGTGGGGGTAATGTTGCAAGCAGTGAGCAAAAGGCAACAGCCTAGAATCAACAGACTGGTAATTTTTTTAAACATGGTCGGTATGGGGCTATGTATTGAAGAGGCTTCCCGATGGGATTGCCAAAACGCCGTGCCAGAACGCCGTGCCAGAACGCCGTTGCAACACCCTGGGAGTCACTAGCAGCGTAACCGTTTAGGGGGTAACGAGACAATAAGAGCTGCTTGACTGACAAAAGACTCTGAGTTGGGCGCGGAAACCACGCCTCTACAAGGTTTCGATCGCTGTGGAGGTTAGGTTCCCTGACCCTGCCGGTGGGGTGAGGTTTTGGCAGGTTTTGTCCGGTCACGCAGCCATCAGGGTTTCAGGCTCAAACATGACTTCCCTGGGCTTACGGTTTGCCAAGCTGGGGACAGAGATAAGGCTGAAACCCACGCTCCTCCTGGATGTATAGGGAAGGCGCTCCACGGACTCACCATAAAGCTAGCGTTTCAGCGCTTTGATTTGTATCTAGCTATACGATTTATACCCAAACCTCAGCCGAGCCTTGTCTGATTAACACGCCATGGGGTTGATTGGCCAGAATTTTTCTGTATAATACCCCGTACATCCTAAATAGCCAGAATCTTTCTGGGTAGTGATCCTAAGGTAGTGAAGGTCTAAGAAAGTGCTAGGTTAGCATTATAATAGTGAATGAAGTGCCAAATAGCCCCAATGTGATTGAAAAGACTCTTGGAAAAAGATAGAGTTTTGCGACCTAGACGAGATAATCGCTGTCTCAAAGTATTGTTAAACCGCTCAATATGAGCGGTATTTCCAGTTTCTTTACCTACTGCTTGATGCTGATTTTCAGGAATCACACAAGCATAAGATTTCAGAAAATCTGTATAAACAATGCTGTTATTTCGGTACAACTCTGGGGCTCTCTGGGAATGAGGCCGTATAGTGTATGATAGGTTACGTCTTGAGTGAAGTCAGCTTATGTTCCTTTCTTTAAATCAAATCATTAAGATTCCTGGCTGGGAAGTATGGAATACCAACATAGAGAGTGACCGTATTACCTTTTTGCTAAGGTATTTGAACGAGATAGAGGTTTGTCATTTTTGTGGCTCGAAACACNNNNNNNNNNNNNNNNNNNNNNNNNNNNNNNNNNNNNNNNNNNNNNNNNNNNNNNNNNNNNNNNNNNNNNNNNNNNNNNNNNNNNNNNNNNNNNNNNNNNAAGGCTTGCAGCGATCGAAAACTTATAACGGATCTGGGACTAGTGTAGTGCAATCTGGAGGCGGGTAGGCTATTGGGGGTTCAAACGGTGCCTTCAAACGGTGCCTTCAAACGGTGCCTTCAAAATCTATCACTAACCTCTCTCTTCCACTACCTTAGGATCACTACCTCTTTCTGCCTAACAGCCCATATAAGGTGATTACGCAGAAATTTGACATCCAGCCTATATCGCTTATGGTCAGACTAGACAGAATTTTTCCGTCTAATACATAGTTAGGCATAAGAAGTTAGGCATAAGATTTACCTTTTATCCAGATTTATACATCGTTCAAAGTTTTGTGATCGCCTAGAAATCAAAAA
Encoded proteins:
- a CDS encoding late competence development ComFB family protein, with product MTNHQPKYQYKNIMEILVEQEVTRQMAKVPIQMLQYIRSVEVVTYALNRLPVMYACSEKGMQLQLKNAKKEFGPQIVQHVKWAMTAVQRDPLRQFKPVQQQDQRTLDELRKLFKDPSLSWQSLPDVVAGLLEDAVNSDLNTKETLDDSPTAPAAKKDVWRSKTQRKVNYSSQDFDWEQDMFVR
- a CDS encoding MOSC domain-containing protein; translated protein: MPHLSRILIYPIKSLDPCPVPTATIAPGGSLGGDRRWAMVDGRPSARQTPQSPRSWVNGKREPQIQRLRCRFDGAIAPAGQPQDPDHPPRISVGWDAIDPDLTFDLVAGTSPFSQWLSQGLGYPVSLVENPDQGFPDDPVSPGPTLISAASLDTVAQWFPGQSVAAMRLRFRVNLEIAEVPPFWEDRLFGTEETVVPFQIGAVQVLGVNPCKRCVVPTRDPWTGTVDPDFKAQFKQRRLESLPPWTVADRFRNPYRLSVNTRIPPSEAGKVLSLGDPVML
- the miaA gene encoding tRNA (adenosine(37)-N6)-dimethylallyltransferase MiaA is translated as MIGLTPPFSPALIAIVGATATGKSQLALTLAQRLQTVILTADSRQVYRGFDIGTAKPTAQEQRQVPHYLLDICDPQETLTLGNYQDQAQGLIAQSHDQGQVPLLVGGTGLYVKSVVRGLQMPRVPPQPDLRSQLTGLGQPQGYGLLQQVDPTAAQRIHPNDRVRTLRALEVFYVTGRPLSAQQGETPPPYPILHLGLACDRTLLRQRIAHRTAALFEAGFVAEVEGLGQRYGWDLPLLDTLGYGEIRQFLRGDLSLPQAQALTLQHTCQFAKRQDTWFRSVPDLEWFPIDEADWVDRVWHRVQSFLQQL
- the psbP gene encoding photosystem II reaction center PsbP — translated: MFKKITSLLILGCCLLLTACNITPTAGLQPFINVLGGYKFLYPTGWVQVQVSGGPDVVFRDLINPTENVSVVIQPVSSDRTLADLGTPGEVGYALQQTAIAPPDTGRSAELVDAYSHVNGSKTYYVLEYAVTLPDQQRHDLVAVGVNRGKLYTLDISTTESRWDQIQALFHTVVESFAAG